The following are from one region of the Silene latifolia isolate original U9 population chromosome 9, ASM4854445v1, whole genome shotgun sequence genome:
- the LOC141599351 gene encoding B-box zinc finger protein 21-like: MKIQCDVCEKQEASVFCAADEAALCDECDHRVHHANKLATKHQRFPLLHPSCKDAPRCDICQEKRAFLFCKEDRAILCRECDIQIHKANEHTQNHHRFLLTGVKISASSTPYPNSSVTSSEPTSRNSNTSKITSSSSTNYSMINEVGSISTNNFMPEYLMDDDMPGWRLEDLLDSSYGFQSKNFDSMNNVNPNNQVEEESMGSYCSTEEYSRMWEFHPQEPLVPSHFPSIFLDR, encoded by the exons ATGAAGATTCAATGTGATGTATGTGAGAAACAAGAGGCTTCAGTGTTTTGTGCAGCAGATGAGGCCGCACTGTGTGATGAATGCGATCATAGAGTTCACCATGCTAATAAGCTTGCTACCAAACACCAACGTTTCCCTCTTCTTCACCCTTCTTGCAAAGATGCTCCTCGTTGTGATATTTGCCAA GAAAAAAGAGCATTCTTGTTCTGCAAAGAAGACAGAGCAATATTATGCAGAGAATGTGACATACAAATACACAAAGCAAATGAACACACTCAAAATCACCATAGATTTCTATTAACTGGGGTTAAAATCTCAGCTTCATCAACCCCATACCCTAACTCATCAGTTACCTCATCTGAACCCACTTCCAGAAATAGCAACACATCTAAAATCACTTCTTCATCATCTACTAATTATAGTATGATTAATGAAGTCGGTTCGATATCGACAAATAATTTTATGCCGGAGTACTTGATGGATGATGATATGCCTGGTTGGAGATTGGAGGATTTGTTAGACTCTTCTTATGGTTTTCAATCTAAG AATTTTGACTCTATGAACAACGTGAATCCAAACAATCAAGTTGAAGAAGAAAGCATGGGTTCATATTGCAGCACAGAAGAGTATTCAAGAATGTGGGAATTTCATCCTCAAGAACCACTTGTGCCTTCACATTTTCCTTCCATCTTCCTTGACAGATAA